Genomic DNA from Hymenobacter sp. BRD128:
CGCGCAGTTAGCGGCGGTGAACATGGCAATCGCTTTCGACTGTTCGTGGACGAGTTGTCGCAGGCCCGCGTCGTCGGTTTCAATAATTCCCATGGAAGCAAGACAGGGGAGTACTTAACAATAAGGGAAGAGTGAAAAGCCGGTCTGGACCCCTGAGTCGGAAATTTCCCCTAGCCGTTTAATAACCCCCAAAATCAAGTTACTATTCTGGATAGCATACGAATAATTCGCCGGGACCGTGATTTTACGGTGCCCAAGGGAACTTGCAGTTCTTCCGCCGTTTCCACCTGCGTGTAGCCTTGAAAGTACAGAAGGTCAATCAGCTGCTGGTCAGTAGGCAGCAGTAAGGCCACCCACTCCCGAACGCCGATATGCTCGGGGTGAAAAGTTGTTAGGGCAACTTGCGTGGTTGCTAGCTCTTCGGATAGGGTCAGGGTGCGCAGGGCTCTCCGGCGCTGCTTACGTAAGAGGTCAATGGCCAGATTCTGGCCAATATTCGACGCCCAGGTGAATAGTCGACCCCTGCTGGCATCGTAGGTGGGAAAAGCTACCCAGCATTTGAGCATGCATTCCTGAAGCACATCCTCAGTTAAGTCATCTTGACGAACAATACGCCAAATAGTCAAGCGCAAAGCTTGTCGATATTTTTGATAAAAGAGGGCCATCGCTACTTCATCCCGAGCGTACAGTCGCTGCACGAGTTCACGCTCTTCTTCTGGTTTAAGTAGTTCCATTACCCCCTCCCGTTAACTATCGCTTTGGTACCCGCTACGACGTGGGGGCATTTCGACATAAGGTCACGTAAGCCAGTAGCAATCGTTTCGATAAGACTCATAACCCATCGCGGTGTTTATTATCTTACGGTATACTGGGGTCCTTGTTTCAACAGTATCCAAAAGGACCGGCTTGCACATTAAATAGTTAAGCAATTGATTTATCGCTCATTGCCAATAGTGAAGTCGAGTCCCATCAAAAAGAAGCTTTCTTTTTGATAGACCTGTCTGACCCCGCTCAGGTGCTTGGAATCGCCCTTTTAGGAACTTTTCCGAGCCACCCTTTTTGATAAAGCGCTTAACGTATAAATAACCTTTTTGCAACAAGAACCCCCTAGCTCGGTCGTGAGCTGGGCGGCAATGCTAACCATACTGAAAGGAAATAACGCGGGGCGGGCGCGCCCCGCGGCAACAAAAGCCAGGTAGGGCCGTGGGGAAAAGCCGCCCCGGCCGGGGCCTGCCACCCCCCGGCGACGGGGGCCGGGGGGTGGGGGCCGCTAGGCCGCCTGTTTGAGGCGCCAGAAGGTGGTCGTATCGTACTGCTTGGCAACCTGCGCGGCGGTGGCCGTTTCGAGGTCGGCCAGCAGCGCGGGCAAGGCCAACCGCTGGGCCAGCGAGGTTTGCTGGTCGCTGTGCTCGCTGCCGATTTCCCGGTTGATGGTGACGTACAGCAGCAGGAAAACCAGGCGCTGGGTGTCCTCATTCGGGGCACTGGCGCGAATCTGCTCCTGCACCCAGTTGTGCGTACCCCCGACCCCGAATTTTTCGGGCGGGGTGCCCCACTGCCAGGTTGCCTGCAAGCCGCTCAGGATGCCGGCATCAAGTACCCGGTGGTGAATCAGCTCCTGGGTAATCATCTCGACCAGCAAGCCATACACGAAGGGCCGGGCCTCAGCGGCCGGGGCATTCAGCAGCCCCGTCATGCGCTCGGCCAGCACGATTTTACGGGCTTCCTTCGTGAGCTTCTTGCGCCGGGTTTCCTTCATCTGCTCCCCCGGCTGGGCTGGGGGGTCGTGGCGAAAATCGGCTGCCCGCCCACGCTCACCGTCAGCACCTCCCCGATGAGCTTGATGTAGCGGCCGT
This window encodes:
- a CDS encoding RNA polymerase sigma factor → MELLKPEEERELVQRLYARDEVAMALFYQKYRQALRLTIWRIVRQDDLTEDVLQECMLKCWVAFPTYDASRGRLFTWASNIGQNLAIDLLRKQRRRALRTLTLSEELATTQVALTTFHPEHIGVREWVALLLPTDQQLIDLLYFQGYTQVETAEELQVPLGTVKSRSRRIIRMLSRIVT